One segment of Hippopotamus amphibius kiboko isolate mHipAmp2 chromosome 4, mHipAmp2.hap2, whole genome shotgun sequence DNA contains the following:
- the CCNY gene encoding cyclin-Y isoform X1 — MGKWSVPLVRMWKNGKNAVAPCLICDWTGMAWPLSPGPVFVQKPQTPAVPGKMCMDRAAADPSQHPPGQIARKYSSCSTIFLDDSTVSQPNLKYTIKCVALAIYYHIKNRDPDGRMLLDIFDENLHPLSKSEVPPDYDKHNPEQKQIYRFVRTLFSAAQLTAECAIVTLVYLERLLTYAEIDICPANWKRIVLGAILLASKVWDDQAVWNVDYCQILKDITVEDMNELERQFLELLQFNINVPSSVYAKYYFDLRSLAEANNLSFPLEPLSRERAHKLEAISRLCEDKYKDLRRPMRKRSASADNLTLPRWSPAIIS; from the exons ATGGGGAAGTGGTCCGTGCCTCTTGTCCGCATGTGGAAGAATGGGAAGAACGCTGTCGCGCCCTGTTTGATCTGTGACTGGACAGGCATGGCTTGGCCCTTATCCCCGGGGCCAGTGTTTGTCCAGAAGCCCCAGACGCCTGCTGTGCCTGGGAAGATGTGTATGGACCGTGCAGCAGCGGACCCCTCACAG CATCCTCCAGGACAGATAGCAAGGAAATACAGCTCCTGCTCGACTATTTTCCTAGATGATAGCACAGTCAGCCAACCAAACCTCAAGTATACAATTAAATG tgtAGCTCTCGCAATATATTACCACATCAAAAACAG GGACCCAGATGGAAGGATGCTCTTGGATATTTTCGATGAGAACCTTCACCCTCTTTCG AAATCCGAAGTGCCACCAGATTACGACAAACACAACCCAGAGCAGAAGCAGATTTACCGCTTTGTTCGGACACTGTTCAGCGCCGCCCAGCTGACTGCGGAGTGTGCCATTGTCACCCTG GTGTACCTCGAAAGGCTTCTAACGTACGCAGAGATCGACATCTGTCCAGCCAACTGGAAGCGGATTGTTCTGGGGGCCATCCTGCTGGCATCCAAGGTGTGGGACGACCAGGCCGTGTGGAACGTGGACTACTGCCAGATCCTGAAGGACATCACGGTGGAGGACAT GAACGAGCTGGAGCGACAGTTCCTCGAATTGCTCCAGTTCAACATCAACGTTCCCTCCAGTGTTTATGCCAAGTATTATTTTGACCTTCGTTCTCTGGCGGAAGCCAACAACCTGAGCTTCCCCTTGGAGCCCCTGAGCAGGGAGAGGGCCCACAAGCTGGAG GCCATCTCCCGCCTCTGCGAGGACAAGTACAAGGACCTGAGAAGACCCATGAGGAAGCGGTCAGCCAGTGCTGACAATCTGACTCTGCCCAGGTGGTCCCCGGCCATCATCTCCTAA